A single region of the Sphingobium sp. TKS genome encodes:
- the lptF gene encoding LPS export ABC transporter permease LptF, whose translation MLTATDRYLARLIALPMLGTLVISAMLLVLDKMLSLFDFVAAEGGPVSVVWRMLANMMPEYLSLGIPIGLMLGILLAFRRLAMSSELDVMRAVGLSYGRLLRVPYMFAIALALLNFGIVGFVQPLSRHAYEALRFELRSGALGASIKVGEFTNLGKRMTLRIERSLDEGRNLQGIFVRAVGKDGQTVAVTAAQGSFLATDDPDTIIFRLRDGVLVNDAPKYKSPRILSFSSHDLPIDLPQIEKFRGRDVDREKTIPELVVIGHDPGTPVKLRNEIRANFHFRMVEVAMMLLLPLAALAFAIPPKRSTSALGVFLSIVFIVTYHKVNEYGQGVGSLGKIDPIIALWAPFLLFAGLILWMYHVIAHRPGGQPIAALEYAFAKIAKQVFRLLGRIRRRPRVQTMAEGAV comes from the coding sequence ATGCTGACAGCCACCGACAGATATCTCGCCCGCCTGATCGCCTTGCCCATGTTGGGAACGCTGGTGATCTCCGCGATGCTGCTGGTGCTCGACAAGATGCTGAGCCTGTTCGACTTCGTCGCGGCGGAGGGCGGACCGGTCAGCGTCGTGTGGCGCATGCTGGCCAATATGATGCCCGAATATCTGTCGCTGGGCATTCCCATCGGCCTGATGCTGGGCATCCTGCTGGCTTTCCGGAGGCTTGCCATGTCTTCCGAACTGGACGTGATGCGGGCGGTGGGGCTTTCCTACGGCCGGTTGCTGCGCGTGCCCTATATGTTTGCGATCGCGCTGGCTCTGCTCAATTTCGGCATTGTCGGCTTCGTTCAGCCGCTGTCCCGCCACGCCTATGAGGCGCTGCGTTTCGAGCTGCGTTCAGGGGCGCTGGGCGCGTCGATCAAGGTGGGCGAGTTCACCAATCTGGGCAAGCGCATGACCCTGCGGATCGAGCGCAGCCTGGACGAAGGCCGCAACCTGCAAGGGATTTTCGTCCGCGCCGTGGGCAAGGATGGACAGACCGTCGCGGTGACGGCGGCACAGGGCAGTTTCCTGGCCACCGACGATCCCGACACCATCATCTTCCGCCTGCGCGACGGCGTGCTGGTCAATGACGCGCCCAAATATAAGTCACCGCGAATCCTGTCCTTTTCCAGCCACGATCTGCCGATCGACCTGCCGCAGATCGAGAAATTCCGTGGGCGCGACGTGGATCGGGAAAAGACCATCCCCGAACTGGTGGTGATCGGCCATGATCCGGGCACGCCCGTCAAGCTGCGCAACGAGATTCGCGCCAATTTCCATTTCCGCATGGTCGAGGTGGCGATGATGCTGCTGTTGCCGCTGGCCGCACTGGCCTTCGCCATCCCGCCCAAACGATCCACGTCGGCGCTGGGCGTGTTCCTGTCGATCGTGTTCATCGTGACCTATCACAAGGTCAACGAATATGGGCAGGGCGTGGGGTCGCTGGGCAAGATCGACCCGATCATCGCTTTGTGGGCGCCGTTCCTGCTGTTCGCGGGGCTGATCCTGTGGATGTACCATGTGATCGCGCATCGGCCCGGAGGCCAGCCGATCGCCGCGCTGGAATATGCCTTCGCCAAGATCGCCAAGCAGGTCTTCCGGCTGCTGGGCCGTATTCGGCGGCGGCCAAGGGTGCAAACCATGGCGGAAGGAGCCGTCTGA
- the lptG gene encoding LPS export ABC transporter permease LptG has protein sequence MHQLNFFPSRQLSWYMARLFLTRTFAVLAMLVAVLQTLDLLGESGDVLAYAGNGDAQLWHYVALRAPQIVARFLPFSVLLGTLIMLASLNQNSEIISMKAAGLSAHQILAPLLAAALGVALISYAFNERIVARSTARLSAWQAVEYGPLPPETGIKASPWVRDGNNLVTAAIVAGRGTGVQLRKVEIFNRINNTLTTIVQAPKGHYDPASKSWVLEGARQFDVARGTERQIGTVRFGHDIRPDQFTLAKVDPDALTFSQLQAAISDLHDAGRPTAELEGSLWHKLSGPLSALLMPILGSVAAFGLARSGQLFVRAVMGMALGFAYFVADNFSLAMGNLGAYPPFLAAWAPFLLFLLVGETVLFRTEE, from the coding sequence ATGCATCAGCTCAATTTCTTCCCGTCGCGTCAGCTTAGCTGGTACATGGCGCGGCTGTTCCTGACCCGGACCTTCGCGGTGCTGGCGATGCTGGTCGCTGTGCTCCAGACGCTCGATCTGCTGGGCGAATCGGGGGACGTCCTGGCCTATGCAGGCAATGGCGACGCGCAGCTCTGGCATTATGTGGCGCTGCGGGCGCCGCAGATCGTGGCTCGCTTCCTGCCCTTTTCCGTGCTGCTCGGCACGCTGATCATGCTCGCCAGCCTCAACCAGAACAGCGAGATCATCTCGATGAAGGCGGCGGGGCTGTCCGCGCACCAGATATTGGCGCCATTGCTGGCCGCGGCGCTGGGCGTGGCGCTGATCAGCTATGCCTTCAACGAGAGGATCGTGGCCCGCTCCACCGCCCGGCTTTCGGCCTGGCAGGCAGTGGAATATGGCCCCCTGCCCCCCGAAACCGGCATCAAGGCCAGCCCCTGGGTGCGTGACGGCAATAATCTGGTGACGGCAGCGATCGTCGCCGGTCGCGGCACGGGGGTCCAGCTACGCAAGGTGGAGATTTTCAACCGCATCAACAATACGCTGACCACCATCGTCCAGGCGCCCAAGGGCCATTATGATCCCGCGAGCAAAAGCTGGGTGCTGGAGGGGGCGCGGCAGTTCGACGTGGCAAGGGGGACCGAGCGGCAGATCGGCACGGTCCGCTTCGGCCATGATATCCGCCCCGATCAGTTCACTCTGGCCAAGGTCGATCCCGATGCGCTGACCTTCAGCCAGTTGCAGGCGGCGATCAGCGACCTGCATGACGCGGGACGCCCTACGGCGGAGCTGGAGGGAAGCCTGTGGCACAAGCTGTCGGGGCCTTTGTCCGCGCTGCTGATGCCGATATTGGGGTCCGTGGCAGCGTTCGGACTGGCACGTTCGGGGCAATTGTTCGTGCGCGCCGTGATGGGGATGGCGCTGGGCTTCGCCTATTTCGTGGCGGACAATTTCTCGCTCGCCATGGGGAATTTGGGGGCTTACCCGCCCTTTTTGGCGGCCTGGGCGCCGTTCCTGCTGTTCCTGCTGGTGGGTGAGACGGTGCTGTTCCGGACGGAAGAATGA
- a CDS encoding fatty acid desaturase family protein yields the protein MTVHDPLIAAASRTKSTIPDDAAMLRAAADLTRELSTARRSIYWPDMLASALFGYAALAGAILTGDAALAVAFGLVAMLALYRAASFIHELTHIRKGALPGFRFGWNLIVGIPLMIPSFLYEDVHTQHHARTRYGTANDPEYLPLALMKPWSLPLFILVAALAPVGLILRFGVLTPLSLIIPPLRRKVVAEFSALSINPAYRRRAPEGEFARQWAWQEAGASLFALALIGSVFAFGWKPLLIYMAVHSAMTVINQLRTLVAHLWENEGEAMTVTAQYLDSVNVPPPSPFAAIWAPVGLRYHALHHLLPSVPYHALGEAHKRLVATLASDSPYHKGNYPGMWPLVGKIARSTMVRR from the coding sequence ATGACTGTGCACGACCCCCTTATTGCAGCCGCGTCGCGGACGAAAAGCACGATCCCCGACGATGCGGCGATGCTGCGCGCCGCGGCCGACCTGACGCGCGAGCTGTCGACGGCCAGGCGTTCCATTTACTGGCCCGACATGCTGGCATCGGCCCTCTTTGGATATGCCGCGTTGGCAGGAGCGATCCTGACCGGTGATGCCGCGCTGGCGGTGGCGTTCGGGCTGGTGGCGATGCTGGCGCTTTATCGCGCGGCAAGCTTCATCCATGAACTGACCCATATCCGCAAGGGCGCCCTGCCGGGCTTTCGCTTCGGCTGGAACCTGATCGTCGGCATTCCGCTGATGATCCCCTCCTTCCTATATGAAGACGTGCACACACAGCATCATGCGCGCACCCGTTACGGTACGGCGAACGATCCGGAATATCTGCCGCTGGCGTTGATGAAGCCCTGGTCGCTGCCGCTGTTCATCCTGGTGGCGGCGCTGGCGCCGGTCGGCCTGATCCTGCGTTTCGGCGTGCTGACGCCGCTCAGCCTGATCATCCCGCCGCTGCGCCGCAAGGTGGTGGCGGAATTTTCCGCTCTCTCGATCAATCCCGCCTATCGCCGCCGCGCGCCGGAGGGGGAGTTCGCCCGCCAATGGGCCTGGCAGGAAGCGGGCGCGTCCCTCTTCGCGCTGGCGCTGATCGGCAGCGTCTTCGCCTTCGGCTGGAAGCCGCTGCTCATCTATATGGCGGTGCATTCAGCCATGACCGTCATCAACCAGCTCCGCACGCTGGTCGCGCATCTCTGGGAAAATGAGGGCGAGGCTATGACCGTGACCGCGCAATATCTGGACTCGGTCAATGTTCCGCCGCCGTCGCCCTTCGCCGCGATCTGGGCGCCGGTGGGGTTGCGCTATCATGCATTGCACCATCTGTTGCCGAGCGTACCCTATCACGCGCTGGGCGAAGCGCATAAGCGGCTGGTGGCGACGCTGGCGAGCGATTCTCCCTATCACAAGGGCAATTACCCCGGCATGTGGCCGCTGGTCGGCAAGATTGCCCGCTCGACGATGGTGCGCCGCTAG
- a CDS encoding GNAT family N-acetyltransferase, translating to MANQELVITPVMSKADRKAFVDLPWRIYAHDPNWVPPLKDEVYSLITPGKNPFFSHAEAQYFLARRGGKVVGRVSAHLDRLALAQPSEQGMGPGTGNFGLFEAEDAEVGAALIATAEGWLRAKGMTRSLGPISLSIWEEPGLLIEGFDHKPTVMMGHAKPEYQAMVEGAGYRPIKQLKTYELDITRPFPPLIQRIVQSGEKNERIRIRKVDKSKFDSEAAIILAILNDAWGNNWGFVPITDEEVAHFGKQLKPIVFNDLIMIAELEGEPVAFMMTLPDLNEAIAPLNGSLFPFGWAKLLWWLRKPQVRTMRVPLMGVVQRLQSSRMASQLAFMMIEYIRRNATAHYGATRGEIGWVLDDNQGMNAIADAIESKVNKVYQVYEKDL from the coding sequence GTGGCCAATCAAGAACTGGTGATTACTCCTGTCATGTCCAAGGCCGACCGCAAGGCTTTTGTCGACCTGCCCTGGCGAATCTATGCCCATGATCCCAATTGGGTTCCGCCGTTGAAGGATGAGGTTTACAGCCTGATAACGCCGGGCAAGAACCCCTTTTTCAGCCATGCGGAGGCACAATATTTCCTCGCCCGCCGGGGTGGCAAAGTGGTCGGGCGCGTGTCGGCGCATCTTGATCGTCTGGCGCTTGCCCAGCCGTCCGAGCAAGGCATGGGGCCGGGCACCGGTAATTTCGGCCTGTTCGAGGCGGAAGATGCGGAAGTCGGCGCGGCGCTGATCGCGACGGCGGAGGGCTGGCTGCGGGCCAAGGGGATGACCCGTTCGCTTGGGCCGATCTCGCTGTCGATCTGGGAGGAGCCGGGCCTGCTGATCGAAGGTTTCGACCATAAGCCCACGGTGATGATGGGCCATGCCAAGCCGGAATATCAGGCGATGGTCGAGGGCGCGGGCTACAGGCCGATCAAGCAGCTCAAAACCTATGAGCTGGACATCACCCGGCCGTTCCCGCCGCTGATCCAGCGCATCGTCCAGTCGGGCGAGAAGAATGAACGCATCCGCATCCGCAAGGTCGACAAATCGAAATTCGACAGCGAGGCGGCGATCATCCTTGCCATATTGAACGACGCCTGGGGCAATAATTGGGGCTTCGTGCCGATCACCGATGAAGAGGTGGCGCATTTCGGCAAGCAGTTGAAGCCGATCGTGTTCAACGACCTCATCATGATCGCGGAGCTGGAAGGGGAGCCGGTGGCCTTCATGATGACGCTGCCCGATCTCAATGAGGCGATAGCGCCACTCAACGGATCGCTCTTTCCCTTCGGTTGGGCGAAGCTGCTCTGGTGGCTCCGGAAGCCGCAGGTGCGGACCATGCGCGTGCCGCTGATGGGCGTGGTGCAGCGGCTGCAATCGTCCCGCATGGCGAGCCAGCTCGCCTTCATGATGATCGAATATATCCGCCGCAACGCGACTGCGCATTATGGCGCGACCCGTGGCGAGATCGGCTGGGTGCTGGACGACAATCAGGGCATGAACGCCATTGCCGATGCGATCGAAAGCAAGGTGAACAAGGTCTATCAAGTCTACGAGAAGGATTTGTAA
- a CDS encoding diacylglycerol/lipid kinase family protein, translating into MEMKSLPQEAVLIVNVHSRRGEALFKDAKTLLEQAGLRLIAAHAVKEPDRLQETVGQAVAKGAPMVIVGGGDGSLSGTVDELVGKDCVFGVLPLGTANSFARTLGIPLDLKGAVAAIAGGRRRRIDLGMIDQDYFVNAASLGLSPKIGETVPHRLKRYLGRIGYLLWAVKCSIGFRAFRLALDDGTNQRRMWSTEVRILNGPYHGGVELSDQADVDTGEIVIQAVVGRSHARLAWDWYAKFFKLRDRDAHTEEFRGKSFRVETVPPQRISIDGEVLAKTPVTVKIAAGAVDVAVPQARSSPSRGQG; encoded by the coding sequence ATGGAAATGAAATCCTTGCCGCAAGAGGCGGTGCTGATCGTCAATGTGCATTCCCGCCGAGGGGAAGCGCTGTTCAAGGACGCCAAAACCTTGCTGGAGCAGGCGGGCCTGCGCCTGATCGCCGCGCATGCGGTGAAGGAGCCGGACCGCTTGCAGGAGACCGTGGGGCAAGCGGTGGCGAAGGGCGCGCCGATGGTGATCGTCGGCGGCGGCGATGGGTCACTGTCCGGAACGGTGGATGAACTGGTGGGCAAGGATTGCGTCTTCGGCGTCCTGCCGCTCGGCACGGCGAACAGCTTTGCGCGGACGCTCGGCATTCCGCTCGATCTGAAGGGAGCGGTGGCGGCCATTGCCGGCGGTCGGCGGCGGCGGATCGACCTTGGCATGATCGATCAGGATTATTTCGTGAATGCGGCGTCGCTGGGGCTGTCACCGAAGATCGGGGAAACGGTGCCGCACAGGTTGAAGCGCTATCTGGGGCGGATCGGCTATCTGCTCTGGGCGGTCAAATGCTCCATAGGCTTTCGCGCCTTTCGGCTCGCGCTGGACGATGGGACCAATCAGCGCAGGATGTGGTCGACGGAGGTGCGCATCCTGAACGGCCCCTATCATGGCGGGGTAGAACTGTCCGATCAGGCCGATGTGGACACGGGCGAGATCGTGATCCAGGCGGTGGTGGGACGCAGTCATGCGCGGCTCGCCTGGGACTGGTATGCCAAATTCTTCAAGCTGCGCGACAGGGATGCGCATACGGAGGAATTTCGCGGAAAATCCTTCCGGGTGGAGACGGTGCCGCCACAGCGCATTTCCATCGATGGAGAAGTGCTGGCGAAGACGCCCGTGACGGTGAAGATCGCGGCGGGAGCGGTGGATGTAGCCGTGCCCCAGGCACGGTCATCCCCCTCCCGCGGACAGGGCTGA
- a CDS encoding metallophosphoesterase family protein yields MARIAHLSDIHFGAHDPKIVAATEAWLQQHQPGLVVISGDFTQRAKRDQFRHASAWINRLRAAGMKLLVIPGNHDVPLYNLARRFGAPLRRYKRYISNDLCPFYEDDEIAILGLNTARSLTIKDGRINHDQMRLLRDRFARVTAEKTRILVTHHPLFAMPIGKGGELSEAVGRHEDAVRAAAEAGIHIALAGHFHRTYAEAAQKMVAHAGAALVIQAGTATSTRLRNAEPQSFNWLHVHRHDEIELQVVVWDGASFQRGHHIAYFKRNGAWIGLDMVDPGALPGIQVAEKARV; encoded by the coding sequence ATGGCCCGCATCGCTCACCTGTCCGACATCCATTTCGGCGCGCATGATCCCAAGATCGTTGCCGCGACCGAAGCCTGGCTGCAACAGCATCAGCCCGGCCTGGTCGTCATCAGCGGCGATTTCACTCAGCGCGCCAAACGCGACCAGTTCCGGCACGCCAGCGCCTGGATCAATCGGCTGCGCGCGGCGGGCATGAAATTGCTGGTCATTCCGGGCAATCATGACGTGCCGCTTTACAATCTTGCCCGCCGCTTCGGGGCGCCGCTGCGTCGCTACAAGCGGTATATCAGCAATGATCTTTGCCCCTTTTACGAAGATGACGAGATCGCGATTCTGGGCCTCAACACCGCACGGTCGCTGACCATCAAGGACGGGCGGATCAATCATGACCAGATGCGGCTGCTGAGGGACCGTTTCGCGCGCGTGACGGCGGAGAAGACGCGTATCCTCGTCACCCATCATCCGCTGTTCGCCATGCCGATCGGCAAGGGCGGGGAGTTGAGCGAAGCCGTCGGGCGCCATGAAGACGCGGTGCGGGCGGCGGCCGAGGCGGGAATCCACATCGCGCTGGCGGGGCATTTCCATCGCACCTATGCGGAGGCGGCGCAAAAGATGGTGGCCCATGCCGGAGCGGCGCTGGTGATCCAGGCGGGGACGGCGACCTCCACCCGGCTGCGCAATGCCGAGCCGCAGAGCTTCAACTGGCTGCATGTCCACCGCCATGACGAGATCGAATTGCAGGTGGTGGTGTGGGATGGCGCCAGCTTCCAACGGGGGCACCATATCGCCTATTTTAAACGGAACGGCGCGTGGATCGGACTGGATATGGTCGATCCTGGGGCATTGCCTGGTATCCAGGTGGCAGAGAAGGCGCGGGTTTAG
- the xth gene encoding exodeoxyribonuclease III: MRIATFNINGIKARLPRLLEWLDETRPDIACLQEIKTSDDTFPVKDIEDIGYGAIWHGQKGFNGVAILARGETPVEVRRGLEGEPEDEHSRYLEADVKGLRVASIYLPNGNPQPGPKFDYKLRWMKRLRTRAAEIWAEEVPAILAGDYNVIPRDKDVYSVKAMADDALMQPESRAAYRRLLGDGWTDAIASRHPAGGLWTYWDYQMNAWPRDAGFRIDHLLLSPAAADRLIDAQVDKDFRGREKASDHAPTWVELTE; this comes from the coding sequence ATGCGCATCGCCACTTTCAACATCAACGGGATCAAGGCGCGCCTGCCGCGTCTGCTGGAATGGCTGGACGAAACCCGCCCCGACATTGCCTGCCTTCAGGAAATCAAGACCTCCGACGACACCTTCCCGGTCAAGGACATCGAAGATATCGGCTATGGCGCGATCTGGCATGGGCAAAAGGGGTTCAACGGCGTCGCCATATTGGCTCGCGGCGAAACCCCGGTGGAAGTGCGGCGGGGTCTGGAAGGCGAGCCGGAGGATGAGCATAGCCGCTATCTCGAGGCCGATGTGAAGGGGCTGCGCGTCGCCAGCATCTACCTGCCCAACGGCAATCCGCAGCCGGGACCGAAATTCGATTACAAGCTGCGCTGGATGAAGCGGCTGCGGACCCGTGCGGCGGAAATCTGGGCGGAAGAAGTGCCGGCGATCCTCGCGGGCGATTACAATGTCATCCCGCGTGACAAGGACGTCTATTCGGTAAAGGCCATGGCGGACGATGCGCTGATGCAGCCGGAAAGCCGTGCCGCCTATCGCCGCTTGCTGGGCGATGGCTGGACGGACGCCATAGCATCGCGGCATCCGGCGGGCGGGCTATGGACCTATTGGGACTATCAGATGAACGCCTGGCCGCGCGATGCTGGGTTCCGGATCGATCATCTGCTGCTCAGTCCCGCCGCCGCCGACCGGCTGATCGACGCCCAGGTCGACAAGGACTTCCGTGGGCGGGAGAAGGCCAGCGATCATGCCCCAACCTGGGTGGAACTGACCGAGTAG
- the erpA gene encoding iron-sulfur cluster insertion protein ErpA → MTDIDLTPSAAARVAAIAAKQGKPAILRLAVEGGGCSGFQYRFGLADMVEADDVTVERDGVTLVVDDVSIDLVRGSAVDFVSDLGGKAFKVTNPNATAGCGCGTSFSV, encoded by the coding sequence ATGACCGATATCGATCTGACTCCTTCTGCCGCGGCCCGCGTTGCCGCTATTGCCGCCAAGCAAGGCAAGCCCGCCATCTTGCGCCTGGCTGTGGAGGGGGGCGGTTGTTCGGGTTTTCAATATCGTTTTGGGTTGGCCGATATGGTGGAGGCCGATGACGTCACGGTCGAGCGGGATGGCGTGACGCTGGTGGTCGACGATGTCAGCATCGACCTGGTGCGGGGCTCGGCGGTCGATTTCGTCTCCGATCTGGGCGGGAAGGCGTTTAAGGTGACGAACCCCAATGCCACTGCCGGTTGCGGTTGCGGCACCAGCTTTTCGGTTTAA
- a CDS encoding peptidoglycan DD-metalloendopeptidase family protein — MLVLHSDNARAARWFRSVLKIAGAAGMAGALCAAVPAQAKADEDDPYGDASEINTSALGPADVGFSNLFSSLQRLDGQAKSANYIPSGRPVEKLSLTSNFGVRSDPFNGGARMHKGIDIPGPLGTKIYATADGIVSRAGWASGYGNLVQISHGGGMETRYGHMSKLLVSPNAYVHRGQLIGLMGSTGRSTGSHLHYEVRVDGQAINPIPFVAGPDYLVAMNTKPPIAMGGPTKAQEKAAE, encoded by the coding sequence ATGTTGGTTCTTCATTCTGATAATGCGCGCGCTGCGCGATGGTTCCGTTCTGTCCTTAAAATTGCTGGCGCAGCCGGCATGGCGGGAGCGCTTTGCGCCGCAGTGCCTGCCCAGGCCAAGGCGGACGAAGACGATCCCTATGGGGACGCGTCGGAAATCAACACCAGCGCGCTCGGTCCGGCCGATGTCGGCTTTTCCAATCTCTTCTCCAGCCTTCAGCGGCTCGATGGCCAGGCCAAGTCGGCCAACTACATCCCTTCGGGGCGTCCGGTCGAGAAACTCTCCCTGACCTCCAACTTCGGCGTCCGCTCCGACCCCTTCAACGGCGGCGCCCGGATGCATAAGGGCATCGATATTCCGGGTCCGCTCGGCACCAAGATCTACGCGACCGCCGACGGCATCGTCAGCCGCGCCGGCTGGGCCAGCGGTTATGGCAATCTGGTCCAGATTTCGCATGGCGGCGGCATGGAAACGCGCTACGGCCATATGTCGAAGCTGCTGGTATCGCCCAACGCCTATGTCCATCGCGGCCAGTTGATCGGCCTGATGGGCTCGACGGGCCGCTCGACCGGCAGCCACCTGCATTATGAAGTGCGCGTGGACGGTCAGGCGATCAATCCGATCCCCTTCGTCGCCGGACCGGACTATCTGGTGGCGATGAACACCAAGCCGCCTATCGCCATGGGTGGCCCGACCAAGGCCCAGGAAAAGGCCGCCGAATAA
- a CDS encoding ferritin-like domain-containing protein, with the protein MTLPASIEGVGAACAHVLLTPDPVSKLMTARAVARNWRLGRLAHRFDVAMPDRPARPEKPELLPPNQMPKRGKIGSERARIAMLHALAHIEFVAIDLAFDLIGRFGAEFPPEFTEEWMRVGADEAMHFALLDRRLRQLGSSYGALPAHDGLWQAASETAHDALARLAIVPMVLEARALDITPATIERFEGAGDEVSARMLRRIMTDEIRHVAAGTTWFGHATKRLGVNPANHYQILVKRHFRGALKPPFNDSARRQAGLTREFYTPLAL; encoded by the coding sequence TTGACCCTGCCCGCTTCCATTGAGGGCGTGGGCGCGGCCTGCGCGCATGTGCTGTTGACGCCCGATCCCGTGTCGAAGCTGATGACGGCGCGGGCGGTAGCGCGGAACTGGCGGCTGGGGCGGCTGGCGCACCGCTTTGACGTCGCGATGCCGGACCGGCCCGCCCGGCCGGAAAAGCCCGAACTCCTGCCGCCCAATCAAATGCCCAAGCGTGGCAAGATCGGCTCCGAACGGGCGCGGATCGCGATGCTCCACGCGCTCGCTCATATCGAATTCGTCGCAATTGACCTCGCTTTCGACCTGATCGGACGCTTCGGGGCGGAGTTTCCGCCGGAATTTACTGAGGAGTGGATGCGGGTCGGCGCCGATGAAGCGATGCATTTCGCGCTGCTGGACCGGCGGCTGCGGCAGCTTGGCAGTTCTTACGGCGCACTGCCCGCACATGACGGCCTTTGGCAGGCGGCCAGCGAGACGGCGCATGATGCGCTCGCGCGCCTCGCGATCGTGCCGATGGTGCTTGAAGCGCGTGCCCTCGACATCACGCCCGCCACCATAGAGCGGTTTGAGGGGGCGGGGGACGAAGTCTCCGCACGCATGTTGCGCCGGATCATGACAGATGAGATTCGGCACGTCGCGGCCGGGACGACATGGTTCGGCCACGCGACGAAGCGATTGGGCGTGAACCCCGCAAATCATTACCAAATCCTTGTGAAACGCCACTTTCGTGGTGCGTTGAAGCCTCCGTTCAACGACTCGGCGCGCCGACAAGCCGGTTTAACGCGGGAATTTTACACTCCGCTTGCACTATGA
- the bcp gene encoding thioredoxin-dependent thiol peroxidase, whose protein sequence is MLDVGDAVPEVVLKDAEGADFTLSRYRGKPLVVYFYPKADTPGCTSEAKDFTALSADFAALGVPVVGLSKDKPAKLKKFADKYGLTVTLASDEPGEMCEAFGAWVEKSLYGRKYMGIERATFLVGADGNILRVWPKVKVKGHAAEVLEAAKAL, encoded by the coding sequence ATGCTGGACGTGGGTGATGCTGTCCCGGAAGTGGTGCTGAAGGATGCCGAGGGCGCCGACTTCACCCTGTCGCGCTATCGGGGCAAGCCGCTGGTCGTCTATTTCTACCCCAAGGCGGATACGCCCGGCTGCACCAGTGAGGCGAAGGATTTCACCGCGCTGTCCGCCGATTTCGCGGCATTGGGCGTGCCGGTGGTCGGCCTGTCCAAGGACAAGCCCGCCAAGCTCAAGAAATTTGCCGATAAATATGGCCTGACCGTCACGCTCGCCTCGGACGAGCCGGGCGAGATGTGCGAAGCCTTCGGCGCCTGGGTCGAAAAATCGCTCTATGGCCGCAAATATATGGGCATAGAGCGGGCGACCTTTCTGGTGGGCGCGGATGGGAATATCCTGCGCGTCTGGCCGAAAGTGAAGGTCAAGGGCCATGCTGCCGAGGTGCTGGAAGCGGCAAAAGCGCTTTGA